A genomic window from Phocoena sinus isolate mPhoSin1 chromosome 20, mPhoSin1.pri, whole genome shotgun sequence includes:
- the NOG gene encoding noggin, which translates to MERCPSLGVTLYALVVVLGLRAAPAGGQHYLHIRPAPSDNLPLVDLIEHPDPIFDPKEKDLNETLLRSLLGGHYDPGFMATSPPEDRPGGGGVAAGGAEDLAELDQLLRQRPSGAMPSEIKGLEFSEGLAPGKKQRLSKKLRRKLQMWLWSQTFCPVLYAWNDLGSRFWPRYVKVGSCFSKRSCSVPEGMVCKPSKSVHLTVLRWRCQRRGGQRCGWIPIQYPIISECKCSC; encoded by the coding sequence ATGGAGCGctgccccagcctgggggtcaCCCTCTACGCCCTGGTGGTGGTCCTGGGGCTGCGGGCGGCACCGGCCGGCGGCCAGCACTATCTCCACATCCGCCCGGCTCCCAGCGACAACCTGCCCCTGGTGGACCTCATCGAACACCCGGACCCTATCTTTGACCCCAAAGAGAAGGATCTGAACGAGACGCTGCTGCGCTCGCTGCTCGGGGGCCACTACGACCCGGGCTTCATGGCCACCTCTCCCCCCGAGGACCGGcccggcgggggcggggtggcggCCGGGGGCGCCGAGGACCTGGCGGAGCTGGACCAGCTGCTGCGGCAGCGGCCGTCGGGGGCCATGCCGAGCGAGATCAAAGGGCTGGAGTTCTCCGAGGGATTGGCCCCGGGCAAGAAGCAGCGCCTGAGCAAGAAGCTGCGGAGGAAGTTACAGATGTGGCTGTGGTCGCAGACCTTTTGCCCGGTGCTGTACGCCTGGAACGACCTGGGCAGCCGCTTTTGGCCGCGCTACGTGAAGGTGGGCAGCTGCTTCAGCAAGCGCTCGTGCTCCGTGCCAGAGGGCATGGTGTGCAAGCCGTCCAAGTCCGTGCACCTCACGGTGCTGCGGTGGCGCTGTCAGCGGCGCGGGGGCCAGCGCTGCGGCTGGATTCCCATCCAGTACCCCATCATTTCCGAGTGCAAATGCTCATGCTAG